ACTTTCAGATGGCAATAAATGCAAGATGATGCATTTTCTTtgggggagaaaactggagttTAGGGAATATGAGTCGGAGTGGCTACAGAAATAAACCAGAATAAGAATGAACACAAAACTGAAAGtaataaaagcaaaagaaaatgcCGCGGATGTTGgaaataataaacaaaaaaatggtggagaaacttaaTTCGTGGGAGATAATTCACATGAAACTTTCACTGCGGGCTTCTTTTCCTGctagtatttttttttctgaaccaaCATGACAATTTACCAAAATAATGAAACGACAGGCTGCACATGGATTGTCTGCTGGACGAATAGATGAAGTTCAGGGCTTCTAGCTTGAGTTAAACTGCAAGAGTGTGCGATTTTATGGTGACATATTCACCTGGAAGAGCTCAATGGAAACCACGTGCTTTCATTGCAAAAGAGCCAAAGGTTGTCTTGAGTGCAAATTAGTGATCAGAGAAATCTTTCCGATTGTGGAGGAATATATTAACTGAAGGCCATAAATGTCATAAATCCAGTTATGAAATCAGGATAATCTACGAAAAAGAATGCGTCATCACAAGGACAAgttgaaacaaatggcattggtGTGCTGAGGTAGAAAGGGAGGGAAGATATGGAAGAACTTAATAGCCGGCATTGATCTCGTGGGTTGAATGCACTCCGCCGGAAATTTAAGGTAACTTGATATAAAAGTTTACAATGGCTTCActataaggttttttttaaaataaaacccgaCGTCATATTCAGAGTTCAGTATTAGCAAATTTTAACTCAACTAAAACACAAAAAAGACACACGCCAAGGAACCGATTGTCAGACATTATATTGAGATCAAGATTTTTGTGTGTGGATGACAAcgatttataaattaaattttggcAATGGGAAAAGAATAAAGAGTGGATGACCGCAAATATGTaatgtattttattttcaaattttgttttCTATATCCTGCGACCTGAGATCGCATCATTGTTTTATTGGGGATCATGATTGGTCCTGGGACAGCAGCAATGTTGGAAATTCCTTGTTAACATTTTATGTAGTTCCAAAGAATCTGCAACCTGAACAACATTATAAACAGTTTGATCCATGTTTACCTCGATTGTACAGTTAATTGGTCAAATCTGCGATAAATAGAAAGACTCGCTTCTACCTCGCACCCTATATGTCATTCTACAGTCAACAAAAACGTCGGAAGTTGTAGTCACTGATATAATGCGAGAATtacaaaagaaagagaaagggttAGTTTTGCCGACCTATGTTAtatttttcatatttgcatttttttaaatataaaagcttatttaaaattatataatttttcacgCAAAGAAAAAAAGTATCCTTTTATACGCAATTAATGACGTAGAAAGCGGACTCTTCTATCCAGCTATCGTTTGGAGCCGATTTCAAGCCAGGTTACGTATTCTTTCTGCACGGTGAAGCAGCAAGTTGGCGGAGAATGACGAGGTATCCCCAGATTCTGTGGGCGTGCACGTCCTCAGCTGCTTGTCCCGGAACCTCTCAAAACAAACCCAGAACCCGCCATTGGGTTCTAGTTGACAGCAACCTTGAAAAAGAGATAGAGAGAATGGAAGAGATGCAAGTTTGCGGATTGGAAAGAATGAGAACTTGTACTTGTTTGGTTATTGACGACGTTTCCTGTTTTGTACACCACAAAGAATATCGTGTCTTGCGTTTAGAAGGAAAAACACCATAGCGCTAAAATGGCTATGAATCCGCAATAAAGATGAGTGCACAGTTAAGAGAGAAGACGGTAATACagtaaaaaagagaaaatcaaaataaacaaGGTGTCGTGAAGTAGATAAGTCATTTAAACCCATTTATCATCGTGAAAAGGTAACTAAATAAGGAAGATTATATTAGAAAATGAAGCATGGTTGACATAAAAATGTTCATTAAAATCAATACATCCACATTTTGAGAAGCAAATCTGCAAATATTTTATTGGACTTTGACCAAAATAATTATATTTCTGTCATGGAATTTTCTCAAGTATAAAATCGACCCATCTACCGACCCCCCAGGCAGGTGAAAGATAGGcttgcatttttaatgtattttaccACCGTATCACATTCCTAATTGTTTTACAGCAAAtggatctttatttttttaaaatgatgttaTGCGCATAGCAAGATCTTAAAGACAACAACCCCTTTCTTTTTAACCACAATGTTGCAGGAATCCACATGTTGATATTTTGTCAAAGTTTTAATATGAATGATAAAAATGTTTCAGTTTATTTTCTTTCTGTCTGGGAGAGCAGATAGGCCTCAATTTAACAGCTTGTCCAAAATCGGGCACCTCCAACAGTGCAGCCTTCCCTCAATGCCAATCTCAATTGTGCTCATGTGATTTATATTTGTATAATTGTCAGTTATTATTGAAAGGCCGCCAGAGGTATTTTGCAATGGGGCGAAGTGGCACCTTTTAAATGGTCTTTTCTCAACAGCAATGTCTGCCCATTTATAGCAATCCATTATTAAGAAATTCAATTCTCGGAAGATTAATTACTCAATAGACGAATATAGAAATAAATTCTAGTTTTGTTAATATATGTAGAAACAAAGCAACTTTCTCGAATTACTCAATAGTCATATGATCTGCAAATTCCTCAGGGTAGGTATCTGGGTTTTCACTCGCACTGCAGGCTGAGTGAATAGAATAGCACCGTTATCAACCTGGTCATTCTCAGCGTAGTTAATAACTTCACTGATGCACAAAACAAAATGACATTTATGTCAGTGTGAATTCTTATCCTTAACATGACTGCATTCTCCATTCTCAAATTTCATGAAATCAGTAATAATGTTTGCGAAATTCAAAGTTCTTTAAGCAATTTTCAGGAATAGGAACAAACTGTCGTTTGCTTTAACTTTCTTCGTAGATGAGGTTGACGCAACAAAATTACCAGTTAATGTGAGCAATGCCTGAAGGTTGCAAATTGCCAGCATAATTAAACAAtagctgaaagggggaaagcAGGTGTGCTCCTCTTATTCTTAGTACATACAATGGAAAACGACTCGACACACTGATATCAGCATCTCTCAGCACTAAGTTAAGTGCTGTCGAGGGATAGCCAAAGGTTGCCACCGGGTTTACACGCAATGACTGAAACCATTGTAGACTAGACGCGCCCTCGTGCTCTGGCTGGCGAAGCGCAGTTACTACATCTCCCGCATCCACTTCACAAGACTCCAAATTTTGCGGTAATCAGATTAGAAATTAACCTGTAATTTTGAAATTTTGAGAAGTCGGCAAATGTTCGTTTCAGAGTTGCAAAtgaatatttcaaaatatatttcccTGTTTTCCTCTTATGGATCATTTTTGTTTGACGAAGATTGAAACGATTGGGTTTATAAAATGTAGTTTCTTACCGAAGCATCTATTATTGCCGATTTGTTTTGGAACTACCTGCAATTGCAGAAACCCAGTTGCTCTTTTATCATCAGACCTATGTTTCCCCGGAGCAGACTTAATTCTCACGTTACAATAATTATGTAGAGAGGATTAAACAGAATTATATATATTTCGCCAAATAAGTATATGAAATAAGAATTAACATTTGAAACAttcattgaatgcacactataaAATGCACAAATACCACGTGATTACAGAAAGTCCCACGGTGGGAACACCTCATGCTAATTGCAGGCGATTCCCGCTTTGAGGATGTTCGGGTAATGGAAATTCAAAATCACCACTCAAAAATTGAGAATAAAACGGAATGAAATTCGCCCTCGCGGAAACtgcgtggggaaaaaaaaaggtaaatgaaTCAACATTTGACTCAATCGCATTTTGACTTATCGCCAATTCACCTTAGAGAAAATCGCGATACGAAGATTTCTCTAAAATTCAAGACCCGGCGACCGGGGTCTCCTGTCACTGAGTGGCACAGTCAGCGTAAATAGCTGCAGTTTATAATATATAcattgccattttttttaaaatattgcgaaaGTGGAAGGAAAACGTACAGTTTGAATAAAAGGTGAAAACACTGAACTGGCTGCATTTCACTATGTTAAGTAATCGGGTCAAATTAAATGGCACAACCCTAATCCAATTTTCCAGCAACTCCAGCATTGGATGCTGGAAGAACAAAGGTGGCCGTTAACCTCTCCACAACTGCTGCCCAATCTGATAAGCGTTGTTTTTATTCCCGCCCACTAGCTTGTAACAGATTTTTTTAGATCTCAGTCTAATGGGGTTGCTCTAAAAACTCGTACAAGGTCTTCGCCGATAGTAAATCAATGATAATATCTTACAACTATTATAATAAATGGGCAATAAAGATATTGCTCCTCCCGCTGGGCCCTCTCCAAGTCACGAACGAGCCAGGTCACAGCTATCATTTgattatttgttttaattgtttcTGGAAATAAACTGAGATGCATTAAACGTCACTTGTTGTCTCtgatcaaaatgtttcagtgttgAAATGAAATTTTCTTTTGAATTTACGAGAGGAGCGAGTTTCCCATCCTCCGAACATTAATCAAACCAGGGACCACTGCAATGCTATTTCTGAAAACAGTCCATTGAAGACAAGTCGTCATTCATTTAGGAAATATGTcggggacggggggtgggggtgggggtgggggtggggggaaagaccTTGGAAATCGTCTGCATTCCTTGTCCAAAATTACGTTTTTTTTCCTGTCGTCGTATTTTCCCGTTCTCTGCAGTTCACGAGCACCAGCTAGCAAGATCTACTGGTTTCTCAACTGAAGTTATTAATGTGAATGTCTTATGGAAATTTATTCTCCTTGCTAATTGCTATTGGAAATATATACAACCATATTTTTGCTGGAATGGAAATTGCTTCTTGTTGCTAGAAAAGTAACTCCTGTaagatttttttataaaaaagatGCACCGCTCGTTCTTTCCGTGCTGCGAATGTATTTTTGAGGTCCTCCGTTCAGTATCCACAAACCCCTGAAATCTAAAAAATAATGTTCGGCAAGATTCACAGATCCTTCAACATGCATGAAGGCAAATATCCGAGAGAGATGTTACTGGTGCAGTCGAAACTCGGCCCTTTCTGCGGAATTGTAGAAATAACAGAATGTCGAAATACATCTGCAATGGAGATCGTAAAAAAAACCGGTTTCAAATAAAGAAACCTCATGCCATTAACGGAGGATATTAAATAAATGCCGCACATTAAAATGTGAAACTAAAAATGATATTAGAAAATAACTCCTGATATCGGGgtttattttgttatttgaaACAATAGTTTTAAATACACACGAAAAATCAGCGTTTGAATTACACACTGTGTCAGAGATAGCTAATACCTATTGAGTTAACTCAAAATGATATCAATCATGACATGTCTAACCCCTTTTTCAGCAAAACCTGATTTGTTTGGCGGCGTGTTAAAGTTCACTATTATTgcctcttaaaaaagagaaaacacgCCTTTGGAGTAAGAGACATTGTACATTCCAAATCATGTGCATCTCCAAAATAACTCCTTAGCTTTGTAAATCGTCCGAGAAGATCACTGACACTGGATCACTGGAATTCACGATACAACCTAAGGCATTGTTAATGGATCATCGCTGAACATATCTTTCAATCTCAAACACCCACGTAAACTAAAACCGAATTCTGTAGATTTAAATCCGATCCTTAAATGTTTTCGAGGTCCGTCGTTTCGTCTGCAAGCAACTGGAAACCAAATTCCACACTCTCCGAGGACCTTCATTATGTGACACAATATAACCCAAGAAACATTTTCTTGACAATGCATCATTGAAACTATCAAATATTAAGTAAACGTTGATAACATTCAATGAGTTGCAGTCAACAGTTAATAAGATACATATTTAAGTATTTTGGGGGAAACCTCGTGAATTAATGTACAAATCCAATGGAATATAAATTATTTTCACTACGCGTTAATCCACAAtcatgaaacttttttttaaagctttaagTTAAAGGCGCCTTCTCCTCTAGGCCAACCGAACATCTGAAACGACTGCACTGTTTTTAAAGAATTATATCCTATCCTAATATattaatacagtttaaaatacaaTTCTTAGGATTTCGAAATTATAGTGGAAACACAAATGAACATTTCTCTAACCCCGGCTATTCTGGTAAATGGACGTTTACCAAGCCCCAAACCTACAACTATTAATAGAATAAGATGACATATGGAACACGGATTTGAAACCTTGCATTTAATAAGATTACGATTCATTAACATACTTTGGATATTTACACAGAACAAAAGGCATCAtcaatttttattattattttaagaCCGGAAGTTATGCAGAGTGCATGATTTTATAAGAGATACACAACTCCAAATGCACCATTCCTGAAACGAACCATCATTTGTCGCTGCGCTGCAATTATTTAAACATTCATTCATAATCTTTTAAAACCTGGATCTATTCAGGAGAAACCATCAACGAGATAAAATGTCACACGCTACTATTAAAGAAAAGCCTGCAATATGATCGCCCACACTAAGCACTACTAAATATTTCTTTTAATGGAAAGTGCTAGATTATTATCCCTATACTGCTGGAATATAATCACGGGTCGACATGTTCCGTGGTTGGGGCAAACATCTTCACAACATCACACAAAGCAATCTGCCAGAAAGTGTTAAATGCTTTTCTCTTTCCTCTGCTGTTCTTAACCAGGATGAATAATAAAACAATATAGATCTCCATGGAGATTTGCACATGAGACAACCGCAGTTTCTCTATGGTTCTTACATTCAGCTCACATTGCTTCACTCAAGGGAATGAAAAAATAATGTCCAACCAACGCAAAACATCGAGGTTCTTTTCAGAGAAATTTAGAGAAACGCCGTTTTCCCCGTTTGTTCCTCTCGGACAACCTTTCAATTGTTTGAAGCTGGGTTTGAATTAAATATCAAGGACATGGATACCATGGAAACTCCATCTGCCGAGTCCAGTCTGCAGCTTATACGAAAAAAACAACACAAATAAATACTGTAGTTCTAATGTCGTGGATCTGAAActttgttcttttttaaaaaaaacagctattGAGTTCCTGTGCAAGCGGCCACTGTCCATGCAGGCAGGCAATAGGTGAATGGATAGTACTGGTAAGGCGGTTGTAGTGAAAGCAGTGAAGGTCTTAACAATTCTCCCGGGCTATACTGTCTTTGGTCATCTCGGATTAACACTTTCACTGCTACTTTCTTTGCTGCTGGGGCCGAGGCCATGAGGTCAGCAGCAAGTTGGCGGCGCTTGGTTTTGTACCTGCGATTCTGGAACCAGATTTTGACCTGAGTTTCCGTGAGTTTAAGGGAGGCGGCCAGATCCGCCCTCTCGGGACCGGAGAGGTATCTCTGGTGGTTGAAGCGGCGCTCGAGCTCGAATACCTGAGCGTGGGAGAAGGCGGCTCGGGAACGCTTCTTCCTCTGTTTGGGTTGGTCCGGGGTTTGGCCCGATTTCAACTCTTCGTCAACTGGACTTGAAGCTACGGAGTGAAGAATAATAACTTAAATAAATAGCATCTATCTAACTTGACTGGTTCTCTGTCTGTCTCCATCTAACTACATTAGCTACATGTATATGGATGTTTCTTAAGGAGTTTTGGAACAAGTGAAACGTTGGGCGTTGAAAATAAACTAAATTCTACCTTAACGTGACATTTTCTGAAAGTCCCTTTGCAGATGCACTTCGCAATATAGACAAGTTTTAAAGAGAAATCAATGGTCGAAAATGTATGTGTCGATTGCAGCTTAAGGAGGAGACTGACAAGTAAAGGCACACATTGTGCGCTACCTGATAAATGGTCGGGTCTTCCCCGGTGACACAGATAGTCCTTACTGTCGCTTTTCTCGGTCTCTTCACTAAGACTCGATCGCGCTTCCTTCATTGGTTTCGTTGGCAAAGAACCGGCTGCAGAAATTTCCAACCCCCTTTCCGAGTTGCATATCGACAAGTTTTTACTGTCATTTTCATCGCTGACGCCCGAATCCGAGTCACAGCAGAGCTGTTCATTCGGCAGATCGTTGCTTGCCTCGATTCTCCCGCAAGAGGGATTCATCTTTGGACAGGAATTTAAATTGTCTAACATCTTCCAACAGGTAGCAGACGAAAAGCAGGACACGCCCAAACTTTTCGAGTGTCGATTCTCATCCTTTCTGGTTAAAATAGCTTGGATGGAGAACGGGTTCAAGGTGTTCCCGCGTACAGCCATTTTTTGGGTtaacttttatatatatattgattttaaTTCAACGGTGGTAGCCGTCCTTTGCTGGCGAGATGAGCCCGAAAGGCATCGCTCCTCCTTGGGGTTGTCTGTTGAGTGCTGGGGGAAGGTTAACACTGCTTTCTCTCCTCTTTCATGTCATTGCCTctccggtgattgacagccgcgCCACCAATGCGGGGAATCCTATTGGACCACCACAAAGAGGCTCCCGGTTTCGCCGATTCCTCATTGGTTGCTTGTTCTCATCCCTTAAAACGGCGGATACAGCAGAGCTTCACGGAAAGGGAGTTGGAAGGGACCACTGCATCTTCGGCCTGCAGTTTTAAACAAAGATCTGGAAGATTTCGCCTAATAAAATTCAACAGGTACATTGATATATTTAATATTGAGGTATCTCTAAAAGTTCCTTATCTGTCGGTTTAATATCAAGAGCCTCCTTACTCCCAACAGACAAAGTGAGCACTTTCAAGTGAAGAACTTCAGGCCAGCAAACGTTATGTTGCATTCAACGATGATGGGAGATttgcagtatttaaaaaaaaaatgattacggGCACTGCCAGAAGAGAGTTCTTTTTGAGGCACCACGCTCACTCAAAAGCATATACACTGAATGGGTTGATGCATTCGACATACATATACTCCTCCGACAGATTATTCAGATGGACGTCAGCCGACGAAGAAGGCATATGAAGCTAGTCAACCTGAAGCTAAGCACATACAACGTGTGCACCAGGGCGTTTAGACACGGATAAATTTAGACAGGAAGATCCGCTGATGGAAAATTTTCTGATGTTTTAAACTTTGATTCTAATAAATGATTAAAAGAGCACATTGCTCATttagaataaaaatatatttcaaaagtGCATTGAATTACCCACAAGCGGGCTTCATCCCTCGTTGAAGCGCTGAAGCCCAAAACGCCTTTATCTATGCTATAGataaactacactgtttgacctgctgagtttctccagcattttgtgttttgccttattttactttattatcgggtgagggggggggggtgccaacaATTTTTGTTATGTCACTCAAAAAAGGGGGGCAAAAACAGAACCATGTGCACATTAAAACGTAAGATAACCCCTTTTAAACGCAGCTTTGCTTCCCGAGTGTTTGGTAGTCGAACTGGGTGGTCCGAGTTCATTTCAGCAACTTAGCAAGCCCCAAATGCCTTCCTCTGGTGCGGCTCGCAGCTCCTAACCAATTGGGAGTGAGCGGCCTGAgaaactatataaattatatcgTGTTCGTTTGTTTACACAGCAATCATGTCGCTAATTTATAGGCAGTACAGTATCAAATGGCGGGGAGCCCCGGCTCCGCCACGCTGTATAACTCAACCCATCCCAATATCCCCTTAACCTTTTCGCAGCAATCTGCCAAACACGAGGACACGCGCACGCTTGCACTGGTTACACGGATCCGTTTGATATCACAGACATTTCCCCCCCAAATATAGAGTAACCTGCCCACACGGGAATGACGCCAGAATACATGTATATAGAGGTTTAAAACGAAAGGGTAAGCAGGGAATAGTGAGTTAAAAGAGTACGCTGGGACCGCGTGTAAATTGCGGCTGAAATTGGTGTTAGAATTGAATTCCACTTGTAAAGCAAACAGAGGCCAGGGAGGGCTTTGTCGGGTGGCCTCTCATCACCTGTTACATTTACAAACAACCAGACTGATTTAGGCGCAAAAAGTCCGTGGATGAAACGATAGACGGAAACTCACAGGCTGCTTAAGTGCTACGCGCTCCGGTTTCC
This genomic window from Narcine bancroftii isolate sNarBan1 chromosome 3, sNarBan1.hap1, whole genome shotgun sequence contains:
- the nkx3-2 gene encoding homeobox protein Nkx-3.2, which translates into the protein MAVRGNTLNPFSIQAILTRKDENRHSKSLGVSCFSSATCWKMLDNLNSCPKMNPSCGRIEASNDLPNEQLCCDSDSGVSDENDSKNLSICNSERGLEISAAGSLPTKPMKEARSSLSEETEKSDSKDYLCHRGRPDHLSASSPVDEELKSGQTPDQPKQRKKRSRAAFSHAQVFELERRFNHQRYLSGPERADLAASLKLTETQVKIWFQNRRYKTKRRQLAADLMASAPAAKKVAVKVLIRDDQRQYSPGELLRPSLLSLQPPYQYYPFTYCLPAWTVAACTGTQ